Proteins encoded by one window of Phytohabitans houttuyneae:
- a CDS encoding fibronectin type III domain-containing protein, with product MARRLSVLLALALALAVPAPALAASPVTFPGPPTVVDVWPTRVTLTWQPPNTTPLVTYYRIYRVSGGQETFVNASYGTSIMLALLTPDTQYTYFVETGDQTSNGVRSPALTFRTPRAPAETAPPTTPGAFRATSVEANRATLAWSPSTDNFGIAAYNVYRTRQDGRVESAGGTITETQWTRERLLPDFDYRYHIVAQDHSGNVSAPSPPVTFRTPPHPLTTCAARSTATTITLSNTGVGLDVYTIRFTLAPGQTFTLSFDLAWHQVGNEVVLWYEGWAGGLGRGTRTFQIITSGPAAPPTAIRLNGQPCAPL from the coding sequence ATGGCTCGCCGTCTCAGCGTGCTCCTCGCGCTCGCGCTCGCACTCGCGGTGCCGGCCCCGGCTCTCGCCGCGTCGCCGGTCACTTTCCCCGGTCCCCCCACGGTGGTCGACGTCTGGCCGACGCGGGTGACGCTCACCTGGCAGCCGCCCAACACCACCCCGCTCGTGACGTACTACCGGATCTACCGGGTCAGCGGCGGGCAGGAGACCTTCGTCAACGCCAGCTACGGCACGTCCATCATGCTCGCGCTGCTCACGCCCGACACGCAGTACACGTACTTCGTGGAGACCGGCGACCAGACCAGCAACGGGGTCCGCTCGCCCGCCCTGACCTTCCGCACGCCGCGCGCGCCGGCCGAGACCGCGCCGCCGACCACGCCCGGCGCGTTCAGGGCGACGTCGGTCGAGGCCAACCGGGCCACGCTCGCCTGGTCACCGTCCACGGACAACTTCGGCATCGCTGCGTACAACGTCTACCGCACGCGCCAGGACGGCCGGGTCGAGAGCGCCGGTGGGACGATCACCGAGACACAGTGGACCCGCGAGCGGCTGCTGCCCGACTTCGACTACCGGTACCACATCGTGGCGCAGGACCACAGCGGCAACGTGTCGGCACCCTCCCCGCCGGTCACCTTCCGTACACCCCCGCACCCCCTGACCACCTGCGCGGCTCGCTCCACGGCCACGACCATCACGCTCAGCAACACCGGCGTGGGCCTCGACGTCTACACGATCAGGTTCACGCTGGCGCCGGGCCAGACGTTCACGCTGAGCTTCGACCTGGCCTGGCACCAGGTCGGCAACGAGGTCGTGCTGTGGTACGAAGGCTGGGCCGGCGGCCTGGGCCGCGGCACCCGCACGTTCCAAATCATCACGTCCGGCCCGGCGGCGCCACCGACGGCGATCCGCCTGAACGGCCAGCCCTGCGCTCCTCTCTAA
- a CDS encoding ThuA domain-containing protein translates to MRKTFIGAATALFAVIACTTPATPGVANPADPRYDVLVFSKTAGFRHDSIPQGIQAIRDLGAANNFSVTATEDAAAFTTANLAQYEAVVFLSTTGDVLNATQQTAFEQYIATSKGYVGVHAAADTEYDWPFYGNLVGGYFASHPAIQQANIRVESRGYAATGHLPQTWTRTDEWYNYRTNPRTSAKVLANLDESSYSGGGMGADHPITWCKTFGGGRSFYTGLGHTQASYAEANFRAHLLGGIRYAAGRSQADCRPETGYTTLYNGSTAGWSQAGPGSFTNSDATLTSVGGMGLFWYSQRQYTSYSLKLDWRLAGDDNSGIFVGFPSSTDPNSAVNNGYEIQIDPTDAADRTTGAIYGFQSANLAARDAALNRAGEWNTYEILVEGQRLRVYLNGTLVNDFTNTTATRNLDGYIGIQNHGTGDDVSFRNIRIKDLGTPPVGGDVTVQAESFSSQSGVQAVGKTGANNGQTLGYIEQGDWAAYNNVNVGGATSLRARVVSGGPGGALQVRTGSTTGPILGSVAVPNTGGWNTFATVSTSLSGVPTGNANVYLTFTGAGGGLFDVDDFTFVKSANPNPGTGAVVGLGGKCLDVRGGGTADGTQMQILTCNGGTAQAFTRNGQTLRALGKCLDVSGSGTADGTKIQLWTCNGTGAQNWAPQANGTLVNASSSKCLDIAGGSSADGTVVHLWTCGTAASQRWTIPS, encoded by the coding sequence ATGCGTAAGACGTTCATCGGGGCGGCGACCGCGCTCTTCGCGGTCATCGCCTGCACCACCCCGGCGACCCCGGGAGTGGCCAACCCGGCCGACCCCCGCTACGACGTGCTGGTCTTCTCCAAGACGGCCGGCTTCCGGCACGACTCGATCCCGCAGGGGATCCAGGCGATCCGGGACCTGGGCGCGGCCAACAACTTCAGCGTGACCGCGACCGAGGACGCGGCGGCGTTCACCACCGCCAACCTCGCGCAGTACGAGGCGGTCGTCTTCCTCTCCACGACCGGCGACGTGCTCAACGCCACCCAGCAGACGGCGTTCGAGCAGTACATCGCCACCAGCAAGGGCTACGTTGGCGTCCACGCGGCCGCCGACACCGAGTACGACTGGCCGTTCTACGGCAACCTCGTGGGCGGCTACTTCGCCTCCCACCCGGCGATCCAGCAGGCCAACATCCGGGTGGAGAGCCGGGGCTACGCGGCCACCGGCCACCTGCCGCAGACCTGGACCCGCACCGACGAGTGGTACAACTACCGCACCAACCCCCGCACCAGCGCGAAGGTGCTCGCCAACCTCGACGAGTCCTCGTACTCCGGTGGCGGCATGGGCGCCGACCACCCGATCACCTGGTGCAAGACGTTCGGCGGCGGCCGCTCCTTCTACACCGGCCTCGGCCACACGCAGGCTTCCTACGCGGAGGCCAACTTCCGGGCACATCTGCTCGGCGGCATCCGGTACGCGGCCGGCCGCTCGCAGGCCGACTGCCGCCCGGAGACCGGCTACACCACCCTCTACAATGGATCGACGGCCGGGTGGTCGCAGGCCGGGCCGGGCAGCTTCACCAACTCCGACGCCACGCTGACCTCCGTCGGGGGCATGGGCCTTTTCTGGTACAGCCAGCGGCAGTACACGTCGTACTCGCTGAAGCTGGACTGGCGGCTCGCCGGTGACGACAACTCCGGCATCTTCGTCGGCTTCCCGTCCTCCACCGACCCCAACTCGGCGGTCAACAACGGGTACGAGATCCAGATCGACCCGACCGACGCCGCCGACCGCACGACCGGCGCGATCTACGGCTTCCAGTCGGCAAACCTCGCCGCCCGCGACGCCGCGCTCAACCGGGCGGGGGAGTGGAACACGTACGAGATCCTCGTCGAGGGGCAGCGCCTTCGGGTGTACCTCAACGGGACGCTGGTCAACGACTTCACAAACACCACCGCGACCCGCAACCTGGACGGCTACATCGGCATCCAGAACCACGGCACCGGCGACGACGTGTCGTTCCGCAACATCCGGATCAAGGACCTCGGCACGCCTCCGGTCGGTGGTGACGTGACCGTGCAGGCCGAGTCGTTCAGCTCACAGAGCGGCGTGCAGGCGGTCGGCAAGACGGGCGCCAACAACGGACAGACGCTCGGGTACATCGAGCAGGGCGACTGGGCCGCGTACAACAACGTGAACGTCGGCGGCGCCACCTCGCTGCGGGCGCGCGTGGTGTCCGGCGGGCCGGGCGGCGCCCTTCAGGTGCGCACCGGCTCGACCACCGGGCCGATCCTCGGGTCGGTCGCGGTGCCGAACACTGGCGGGTGGAACACGTTCGCCACGGTGAGCACGTCGCTGTCGGGCGTGCCGACCGGCAACGCGAACGTGTACCTGACCTTCACCGGCGCGGGCGGCGGCCTCTTCGACGTCGACGACTTCACGTTCGTCAAGTCGGCCAACCCCAACCCCGGGACCGGAGCGGTGGTCGGCCTGGGCGGCAAGTGCCTCGACGTGCGGGGTGGCGGCACCGCCGACGGTACCCAGATGCAGATCCTGACCTGCAACGGCGGGACGGCGCAGGCGTTCACCCGGAACGGGCAGACGCTGCGGGCACTGGGCAAGTGCCTGGACGTCTCCGGCTCGGGCACCGCCGATGGCACGAAGATCCAGCTGTGGACGTGCAACGGTACCGGCGCGCAGAACTGGGCGCCGCAGGCCAACGGCACGCTCGTGAACGCGAGCTCGAGCAAGTGCCTCGACATCGCCGGCGGCAGCTCGGCCGACGGCACGGTCGTGCACCTGTGGACCTGCGGTACCGCCGCCAGCCAGCGGTGGACGATACCGAGCTGA
- a CDS encoding carbohydrate-binding protein has protein sequence MSILDFRRRPAPSIPRARRHRRARTATRLKAAGSAALLVAAGAAISVATTAAPAQAHPINAADFQRVTLASGVGEVGEPMTLAVLPDRSVIHTARNGTVRRTDAAGNTSVIGTIPVYTHDEEGLQGVGVDPGFATNRFIYLYYAPPLSTPAGDAPASGTAATWATWQGVNRLSRFTLNSNNTINMASQVNILDVAADRGMCCHVGGDIDFDAAGNLYLSTGDDSNPFDSAGYAPLDERTERNPVFDAQRSAGNTNDLRGKLLRIKVNANGSYSIPAGNLFAPGTPNTRPEIYAMGFRNPFRIGVDKATGVVYVGDYGPDAGTTSATRGPSGQVEFNRVTSAGNYGWPYCTGTNTSTETYNEWNFATNATGPKFNCTGGPTNNSFRNTGQGTLPAARAAWIRYAGDAGTPPEFGGGSESPMAGPVYRYDAANPSTTKFPSGFDGQFFATEFGRRWIKPIHVSSTGAIQGIETFPWTGTQIMDSAFGPDGALYVLDYGTGWFGGDANSALYRYDYVGTGGNRAPIANATANPTSGAAPLTVQFSSAGSSDPDGSAITYSWAFGDGTTSTAANPSKTYSTNGTYTATLTVRDPQGATGSDSVTISVGNTAPRVTISTPANGQLFSFGDTVPFTISVADTEDGTINCARVRMTYVLGHDSHGHQITSQTGCTGSITIPVDGEHDDAANIFGIFDAEYTDNGGITTHTQHVLQPRKRQAEHFKTMSGIGTHAKATAEGGYTVGSIENGDWIAFDPYRISNATSFTARVSSAGAGGTLQVRAGSPTGTVLGSATVTSTGSWDTFANVSGTISNPPAGTTTLYLTFAGGAGALFDVDSFTFVTGGSTGGSRITGLGGKCLDVRGGATADGTQIQILTCNNSAAQTWTRSAQTLRALGKCLDVSGAGTADGTKIQLWTCNGTGAQNWVPQANGTLVNANSSKCLTISGTGSADNTVVHLWTCSGAANQQWTLPS, from the coding sequence ATGTCCATCCTGGACTTCCGGCGCCGCCCCGCGCCGTCGATCCCGCGCGCCCGGAGGCACCGCCGCGCGCGCACGGCCACCAGACTCAAGGCGGCCGGCTCCGCCGCTCTTCTCGTCGCCGCCGGCGCGGCGATCTCCGTCGCGACCACCGCGGCCCCGGCGCAGGCGCACCCGATCAACGCGGCGGACTTCCAGCGCGTGACGCTGGCCAGCGGCGTCGGTGAGGTCGGCGAGCCCATGACGCTCGCCGTGCTCCCGGACCGCTCGGTCATCCACACCGCCCGCAACGGCACCGTCCGGCGCACCGACGCGGCCGGCAACACCAGCGTGATCGGCACCATCCCCGTGTACACGCACGACGAGGAAGGGCTGCAGGGCGTCGGCGTCGACCCCGGCTTCGCCACCAACCGGTTCATCTATCTGTACTACGCGCCGCCGCTGTCCACCCCGGCCGGCGACGCGCCCGCGAGCGGTACCGCCGCGACGTGGGCGACGTGGCAGGGGGTCAACCGGCTGTCGCGGTTCACGCTGAACAGCAACAACACGATCAACATGGCGAGCCAGGTGAACATCCTGGACGTCGCCGCCGACCGCGGCATGTGCTGCCACGTGGGCGGCGACATCGACTTCGACGCGGCGGGCAACCTCTACCTGTCCACGGGGGACGACAGCAACCCGTTCGACTCGGCCGGCTACGCGCCGCTTGACGAGCGGACCGAGCGCAACCCGGTCTTCGACGCGCAGCGGTCCGCGGGCAACACCAACGACCTGCGCGGCAAGCTCCTGCGGATCAAGGTGAACGCCAACGGCTCGTACTCGATCCCGGCCGGAAACCTCTTCGCGCCCGGCACGCCCAACACGCGTCCCGAGATCTACGCGATGGGCTTCCGCAACCCGTTCCGGATCGGCGTGGACAAGGCGACCGGCGTGGTCTACGTCGGCGACTACGGTCCGGACGCCGGCACGACGAGCGCCACGCGCGGGCCGAGCGGCCAGGTCGAGTTCAACCGGGTCACCTCGGCGGGCAACTACGGCTGGCCCTACTGCACCGGCACGAACACGTCCACCGAGACGTACAACGAGTGGAACTTCGCGACAAACGCGACGGGGCCCAAGTTCAACTGCACCGGCGGCCCGACCAACAACTCGTTCCGCAACACCGGGCAGGGCACGCTCCCGGCCGCCCGCGCGGCCTGGATCCGGTACGCGGGTGACGCCGGCACGCCCCCCGAGTTCGGCGGTGGCTCCGAGTCGCCGATGGCCGGACCTGTCTACCGGTACGACGCGGCCAACCCGTCCACGACCAAGTTCCCCTCCGGGTTCGACGGGCAGTTCTTCGCCACCGAGTTCGGGCGGCGCTGGATCAAGCCGATCCACGTGAGCTCCACCGGCGCGATACAGGGGATCGAGACGTTCCCGTGGACCGGTACCCAGATCATGGACTCCGCGTTCGGCCCGGACGGCGCCCTCTACGTCCTCGACTACGGCACCGGCTGGTTCGGCGGCGACGCCAACTCGGCGCTGTACCGCTACGACTACGTGGGTACCGGCGGCAACCGCGCGCCGATCGCGAACGCCACCGCCAACCCCACCTCGGGCGCGGCGCCGCTGACCGTGCAGTTCTCGTCGGCGGGCTCGTCCGACCCGGACGGCAGCGCGATCACGTACTCGTGGGCCTTCGGCGACGGCACGACCTCGACGGCCGCGAACCCGAGCAAGACCTACAGCACGAACGGCACGTACACGGCGACGCTCACCGTCCGTGACCCGCAGGGCGCCACCGGCTCGGACAGCGTGACAATCTCCGTGGGCAACACCGCGCCGCGGGTCACCATCTCCACGCCGGCGAACGGGCAGCTCTTCTCGTTCGGCGACACGGTGCCGTTCACGATCTCGGTGGCCGACACCGAGGACGGCACGATCAACTGCGCGCGGGTGCGCATGACCTACGTCCTCGGCCACGACAGCCATGGCCACCAGATCACCTCGCAGACCGGCTGCACCGGCTCGATCACGATCCCGGTCGACGGCGAGCACGACGACGCCGCCAACATCTTCGGGATCTTCGACGCCGAGTACACCGACAACGGCGGGATCACCACGCACACCCAGCACGTCCTCCAGCCGCGCAAGCGGCAGGCGGAGCACTTCAAGACGATGTCCGGCATCGGTACCCACGCCAAGGCCACGGCCGAGGGCGGGTACACGGTCGGCAGCATCGAAAACGGCGACTGGATCGCGTTCGACCCGTACCGGATCAGCAACGCCACCTCGTTCACCGCGCGGGTTTCCTCCGCCGGCGCCGGGGGCACGTTGCAGGTGCGGGCCGGCTCGCCGACGGGCACGGTGCTCGGCTCCGCCACGGTGACGTCGACGGGGAGTTGGGACACGTTCGCAAACGTCAGCGGCACGATCAGCAACCCGCCGGCCGGTACCACCACGCTGTACCTGACCTTCGCCGGCGGGGCGGGCGCGCTGTTCGACGTCGACTCGTTCACGTTCGTGACGGGCGGCAGCACCGGCGGCTCACGGATCACGGGCCTCGGCGGCAAGTGCCTGGACGTACGCGGCGGCGCCACCGCCGACGGTACCCAAATCCAGATCTTGACCTGCAACAACAGCGCGGCGCAGACGTGGACCCGCAGCGCGCAGACGCTGCGCGCGCTCGGCAAGTGCCTGGATGTCTCCGGCGCGGGTACGGCGGACGGCACGAAGATCCAGCTCTGGACCTGCAACGGCACCGGCGCGCAGAACTGGGTACCGCAGGCCAACGGCACGCTCGTCAACGCGAACTCCAGCAAGTGCCTGACCATCTCCGGCACCGGTTCGGCGGACAACACGGTCGTACACCTGTGGACCTGCAGCGGCGCGGCCAACCAGCAGTGGACCCTGCCTTCTTAG
- a CDS encoding glutamate ABC transporter substrate-binding protein codes for MRAPGLVPLLVAALLGGCAAAPGPRSAEVDAGAPRPVGIQDPAPPASAAADATIGCDRRASLRPRGALPPPGRMPAGSTMARIVRDGRLVVGIDQDAYRFSYRDPITGNLVGFEIDIARRVAAALFGDPDAIHFRAITTADRVPVLQRGEVDMVIRTMTMNCERWRQVSFSTEYLSSGQRLLVREGSGIRGLADLGGRKVCATSGSSSIPNLQRAPSRPIAVSSQLLVDCLVLLQQHQVDAISSIDTLLATLAVQDPNTRIVGDRITDDPAGIAMPQGADDLVRFVNAVLDRMRADGTWTASYRRWFGTAETAPTPRYRD; via the coding sequence GTGCGCGCCCCCGGGTTGGTACCGCTGCTCGTGGCCGCCCTGCTCGGTGGCTGCGCGGCCGCACCGGGCCCGCGGTCGGCCGAGGTCGACGCCGGCGCGCCCCGCCCCGTCGGCATCCAGGACCCGGCCCCACCGGCCAGCGCGGCCGCCGACGCCACGATCGGCTGCGACCGGCGGGCCAGCCTCCGGCCGCGCGGTGCGCTGCCGCCGCCCGGTCGCATGCCGGCGGGCTCGACGATGGCGCGGATCGTGCGCGACGGCCGGCTCGTCGTCGGCATCGACCAGGACGCCTACCGGTTCAGCTACCGCGACCCGATCACCGGCAACCTCGTCGGCTTCGAGATCGACATCGCCCGGCGAGTCGCCGCCGCCCTCTTCGGCGACCCGGACGCGATCCACTTCCGCGCGATCACCACCGCCGACCGGGTCCCCGTCCTCCAGCGCGGCGAGGTCGACATGGTCATCCGCACCATGACCATGAACTGCGAGCGCTGGCGCCAGGTCTCCTTCTCCACCGAGTACCTCTCGTCCGGCCAGCGCCTGCTCGTGCGCGAGGGCTCGGGCATCCGCGGCCTGGCCGACCTGGGCGGCCGCAAGGTCTGCGCGACAAGCGGCAGCAGCAGCATCCCCAACCTCCAGCGCGCGCCGTCCCGCCCCATCGCCGTGTCGTCGCAGCTGCTTGTCGACTGCCTCGTCCTGCTCCAGCAGCATCAGGTGGACGCCATCTCCAGCATCGACACGCTGCTGGCCACGCTGGCGGTACAGGACCCGAACACGCGGATCGTCGGCGACCGGATCACCGACGACCCGGCCGGCATCGCGATGCCCCAGGGCGCAGACGACCTGGTCCGCTTCGTCAACGCGGTCCTCGACCGCATGCGCGCCGACGGCACGTGGACGGCCAGCTACCGCCGCTGGTTCGGCACCGCCGAGACCGCCCCGACACCGCGCTACCGCGACTGA
- a CDS encoding discoidin domain-containing protein translates to MRARLAVFLLLATCLFAPTPASADDPVRPGWTLLYSENFANALPTGSSWVRETYANPFDTVMDDNGQWYRNDYGPAWQTAFDSFHTYRKEFQIGQNGWLTASLSARDWNKDGVIESPPSLTREALGSEFVARMNVPDHTGGVILRPTQKLPDYYRVEYKLKTLDFGGKRNGTIEYNGRTNGYSNTGCKTQHPWGEGSDSPGWSGDASVPYCEWQDVRRGTYGYNGFHFLSIVDFANPAPRNNHFWHYRRKVLMDSFSQHPDRVGSGTGGRVCDSNANTYYNYRDSNFNTLNMWISGMPNWNPGRGSLAGNSQWFMTNCSGGVAEQQLSSAAELQPELMPNTFYTFAIERDATGYVLEASGNFARVGQKTIRFHRPFVVNNAPIWHYNVKASEYDGRFNGNLVQNDYNGSTTWPNQWPAGSAYPDWFVIGDLYTNVYEGSASLTDVRLYVPSPSGGTNLALNRPATADSQCATAEAPAKAVNGSWSGGTADKWCSLGATKWLRVDLQSAQTVGRFVVRHSGAGGEKAAWNTRDFDIQVSQDGNTWSTVATVRGNTANVTTHTITPVSARHIRVNVITPTNDSDRAARIFELEAYAS, encoded by the coding sequence ATGCGCGCCCGGCTGGCTGTCTTCCTGCTGCTCGCCACGTGCCTCTTCGCGCCGACACCGGCCTCGGCCGACGACCCCGTCCGTCCAGGGTGGACGCTGCTGTACAGCGAGAACTTCGCCAACGCGCTGCCGACCGGCTCCTCGTGGGTGCGCGAGACGTACGCGAACCCGTTCGACACCGTCATGGACGACAACGGGCAGTGGTACCGCAACGACTACGGGCCGGCGTGGCAGACCGCGTTCGACTCGTTCCACACGTACCGCAAGGAGTTTCAGATCGGCCAGAACGGGTGGCTGACCGCCTCGCTGTCCGCGCGCGACTGGAACAAGGACGGCGTCATCGAGTCGCCGCCCTCGCTGACCCGGGAGGCGCTGGGCAGCGAGTTCGTGGCCCGCATGAACGTGCCCGACCACACCGGCGGCGTCATCCTGCGCCCCACCCAGAAGCTGCCCGACTACTACCGCGTCGAGTACAAGCTCAAGACGCTCGACTTCGGCGGCAAGCGCAACGGCACGATCGAGTACAACGGGCGGACCAACGGCTACTCCAACACCGGCTGCAAGACCCAGCACCCGTGGGGTGAGGGCTCGGACAGTCCAGGGTGGAGCGGCGACGCCTCCGTGCCGTACTGCGAGTGGCAGGACGTGCGGCGCGGGACGTACGGGTACAACGGCTTCCACTTCCTATCCATCGTGGACTTCGCCAACCCGGCGCCGCGCAACAACCACTTCTGGCACTACCGCCGCAAGGTGCTGATGGACTCCTTCTCCCAGCACCCCGACCGCGTGGGCAGCGGCACCGGCGGCCGCGTGTGCGACTCCAACGCGAACACGTACTACAACTACCGCGACAGCAACTTCAACACGCTCAACATGTGGATCAGCGGCATGCCCAACTGGAACCCGGGCCGCGGCAGCCTCGCCGGCAACTCCCAGTGGTTCATGACCAACTGTTCGGGCGGCGTCGCCGAGCAGCAGCTCTCCTCGGCGGCCGAGCTGCAGCCCGAGCTGATGCCGAACACGTTCTACACGTTCGCCATCGAGCGGGACGCCACCGGATACGTGCTGGAGGCGAGCGGCAACTTCGCCCGCGTGGGGCAGAAGACCATCCGCTTCCACCGCCCGTTCGTGGTGAACAACGCGCCGATCTGGCACTACAACGTGAAGGCGAGCGAGTACGACGGCCGCTTCAACGGCAACCTTGTGCAGAACGACTACAACGGCAGCACCACGTGGCCCAACCAGTGGCCGGCGGGCTCCGCGTACCCCGACTGGTTCGTGATCGGTGACCTCTACACGAACGTGTACGAGGGCAGCGCGAGCCTCACCGACGTGCGGCTGTACGTCCCGTCGCCGTCCGGCGGCACCAACCTGGCGCTGAACCGGCCGGCCACCGCTGACAGCCAGTGCGCGACGGCCGAGGCGCCGGCCAAGGCGGTCAACGGCAGCTGGAGCGGCGGCACCGCCGACAAGTGGTGCTCGCTGGGCGCGACGAAGTGGCTGCGGGTCGACCTGCAGTCCGCGCAGACGGTGGGGCGGTTCGTGGTGCGGCACTCGGGCGCGGGCGGTGAGAAGGCGGCCTGGAACACCCGCGACTTCGACATCCAGGTCAGCCAGGACGGCAACACCTGGTCGACGGTGGCGACCGTGCGCGGCAACACCGCCAACGTCACGACGCACACGATCACGCCGGTGAGCGCGCGACATATCCGGGTCAACGTGATCACGCCGACCAACGACAGCGACCGGGCGGCGCGCATCTTCGAGCTGGAGGCGTACGCGAGCTGA
- a CDS encoding substrate-binding domain-containing protein, whose product MTPRKWLGAVLVSSALVLGACTSDSEGGGDDGRYTIGVANYMLSGPYFSGMDKAIAAQAAKKGNVDIISTDANGDAAKLASNVEDLLSKNVDAVIISGGPLESAPAVLNSIKAAGKPAVLVDRKFATGEYTSWIGPDNEAIGRQDGEFLAEKLAGGGKVGIIKGGPADNSIGLARTNGVKGVLQGKAGITLVEAPDFGNWGSDGGLTVMESLLATNPDLAAVFCENDAMCLGAQRAIADAGKAKQIIIAGVDGQNEALKAIMDGTNFVVTGLNDADQIGSMGLDRAVEILDGKQVEKDTVVPSPRVTKENASQYFDPNGAF is encoded by the coding sequence ATGACACCACGCAAATGGCTCGGCGCGGTGCTCGTTAGCAGCGCGCTGGTGCTCGGCGCCTGCACGTCCGATTCGGAAGGCGGAGGCGACGACGGCCGCTACACCATCGGCGTCGCGAACTACATGCTCAGCGGCCCGTACTTCAGCGGCATGGACAAGGCGATCGCCGCGCAGGCCGCCAAGAAGGGCAACGTCGACATCATCAGCACCGACGCGAACGGTGACGCGGCCAAGCTCGCCTCCAATGTGGAGGACCTGCTCAGCAAGAACGTCGACGCGGTCATCATCTCCGGCGGCCCCCTGGAGTCCGCGCCGGCCGTGCTCAACTCCATCAAGGCGGCGGGCAAGCCGGCCGTGCTCGTGGACCGCAAGTTCGCGACCGGCGAGTACACGAGCTGGATCGGCCCGGACAACGAGGCGATCGGGCGGCAGGACGGCGAGTTTCTGGCCGAGAAGCTGGCAGGTGGCGGCAAGGTCGGCATCATCAAGGGCGGCCCGGCGGACAACAGCATCGGCCTCGCGCGCACCAACGGCGTCAAGGGCGTGCTGCAGGGCAAGGCCGGCATCACGCTTGTCGAGGCGCCCGACTTCGGCAACTGGGGCTCCGACGGCGGGCTGACCGTGATGGAGAGCCTGCTCGCCACCAACCCCGACCTGGCCGCCGTCTTCTGCGAGAACGACGCGATGTGCCTCGGCGCCCAGCGGGCGATCGCCGACGCGGGCAAGGCGAAGCAGATCATCATCGCCGGCGTGGACGGCCAGAACGAGGCGCTCAAGGCCATCATGGACGGCACCAACTTCGTCGTCACCGGCCTCAACGACGCCGACCAGATCGGCAGCATGGGCCTGGACCGGGCGGTGGAGATCCTCGACGGCAAGCAGGTGGAGAAGGACACCGTCGTACCGTCGCCGCGCGTCACCAAGGAGAACGCGTCACAGTACTTCGACCCGAACGGTGCCTTCTGA
- a CDS encoding ABC transporter permease, translating into MTDQLTPTAQSRSVEGEPRRAYRMPRLRIRGRDVTAEAGFAALVGVLLVVAALTSDTFFTQTNLTNLLKQMVTTGLLAFGMLVVILTGGIDLSVGSVVAFAGIVTAGLVSGLPIPAAMAVGVASGILFGLINGTLVARFGLAPFVVTLAALTTIRGLAFVYSEVPIAPEDPAFFRLGSALLGPIPVSTLIMLAVFLAGGVFLGRTPAGRSIIAIGGNAETVRLAGINVRRYVILAYTISGACAGLAGVILASRVGIAQPSVGVAFELDAIAACVIGGASLAGGRGSAKATLGGVLVLVVINNLLNLYGVQSFWQQVLKGLIIIAVILVQRTSRTPGRNLT; encoded by the coding sequence ATGACAGACCAGCTCACCCCGACAGCGCAGTCGCGGTCCGTGGAGGGCGAGCCGCGGCGCGCGTACCGGATGCCCCGCCTGAGGATCCGCGGCCGTGACGTCACCGCGGAGGCCGGTTTCGCGGCGCTGGTGGGGGTCCTGCTCGTGGTCGCGGCCCTGACCTCCGACACGTTCTTCACCCAGACGAACCTCACCAACCTGCTCAAGCAGATGGTGACGACCGGGCTGCTGGCGTTCGGCATGCTGGTGGTGATACTGACCGGCGGGATCGACCTGTCGGTCGGCTCGGTGGTCGCGTTCGCCGGCATCGTCACGGCCGGCCTCGTGTCGGGCCTGCCGATCCCGGCCGCGATGGCGGTCGGCGTCGCCAGCGGAATCCTCTTCGGACTGATCAACGGCACGCTGGTGGCCCGCTTCGGGCTGGCACCGTTCGTGGTGACGCTGGCGGCGCTCACCACGATCCGGGGCCTCGCGTTCGTCTACTCCGAGGTGCCGATCGCGCCCGAGGACCCGGCGTTCTTCCGCCTCGGCTCGGCGCTGCTCGGCCCCATCCCGGTCAGCACGCTCATCATGCTGGCCGTGTTTCTGGCCGGCGGGGTGTTCCTCGGGCGCACCCCGGCCGGCCGCTCGATCATCGCCATCGGCGGCAACGCCGAGACGGTGCGGCTGGCGGGGATCAACGTTCGGCGGTACGTGATCCTCGCCTACACCATCAGCGGCGCCTGCGCCGGGCTCGCCGGCGTCATCCTCGCCAGCCGGGTGGGCATCGCCCAGCCGAGCGTGGGGGTGGCGTTCGAGCTCGACGCGATCGCCGCGTGCGTGATCGGCGGGGCGAGCCTCGCCGGTGGACGCGGGTCCGCGAAGGCGACCCTCGGCGGCGTCCTGGTCCTGGTGGTGATCAACAACCTGCTCAACCTCTACGGCGTGCAGAGCTTCTGGCAGCAGGTTCTCAAGGGATTGATCATCATCGCCGTGATTCTCGTCCAGCGCACGTCACGAACCCCCGGGAGAAACCTGACATGA